From Microtus ochrogaster isolate Prairie Vole_2 unplaced genomic scaffold, MicOch1.0 UNK54, whole genome shotgun sequence, one genomic window encodes:
- the Irx3 gene encoding iroquois-class homeodomain protein IRX-3 has product MSFPQLGYQYIRPLYPPERPGAAGGSGGSAGGRSGPGAGASELAASGSLSNVLSSVYGAPYAAAAAAAAAAQGYGAFLPYATELPIFPQLGAQYELKDSPGVQHPATAAAFPHPHPAFYPYGQYQFGDPSRPKNATRESTSTLKAWLNEHRKNPYPTKGEKIMLAIITKMTLTQVSTWFANARRRLKKENKMTWAPRSRTDEEGNAYGSEREEEDEEEDEEEGKRELEMEEEELAGEEEDTGGEGLADDEEDEEIDLENLDSAAAGPELTLAGATHRNGDFGLGPISDCKNSDSDDSSEGLEERPLSVLSLAPAPPPVARAPPSPPSPPSGLDPCAPAPAPSSTLQKPKIWSLAETATSPDNPRRSPPRTGGSPPGAAVAPPTLQLSPAAAAAAAAAHRLVSAPLGKFPAWTNRPFPGPPPGPRPHPLSMLGSAPQHLLGLPGAAGHPAAAAAAYARPTEPESGTDRCSALEMEKKLLKTAFQPVPRRPQNHLDAALVLSALSSS; this is encoded by the exons ATGTCCTTCCCCCAGCTCGGATACCAGTACATCCGCCCGCTCTACCCACCCGAGCGCCCGGGAGCCGCAGGCGGCAGCGGCGGCAGCGCGGGAGGCCGGAGCGGTCCCGGCGCCGGAGCCTCGGAGCTTGCCGCCTCGGGGTCCCTATCCAACGTGCTTTCGTCCGTGTACGGGGCACCCTACGCCGCGGCCGCAGCTGCAGCTGCCGCCGCCCAGGGTTACGGCGCCTTCCTGCCCTACGCTACGGAGCTGCCCAtcttcccacagctg GGCGCTCAGTATGAGCTGAAGGACAGCCCTGGGGTCCAGCATCCGGCCACGGCCGCCGCATTCCCGCACCCGCACCCCGCCTTCTACCCCTATGGCCAATACCAGTTCGGGGACCCGTCCCGTCCCAAGAACGCCACCCGGGAAAGCACAAGCACGCTCAAGGCCTGGCTCAACGAGCACCGCAAGAACCCGTACCCCACCAAGGGCGAGAAGATCATGCTGGCCATCATCACCAAGATGACCCTCACCCAGGTGTCCACCTGGTTCGCCAACGCGCGCCGGCGCCtcaagaaagagaacaagatgACGTGGGCGCCCCGTAGTCGCACCGACGAGGAGGGCAATGCTTATGGGAGCGAGCGGGAGGAGGAGGACGAAGAAGAAGACGAGGAAGAGGGCAAACGAgagctggagatggaggaggaggagctcgctggggaggaagaggacacGGGGGGCGAGGGCCTGGCGGACGACGAGGAAGATGAGGAGATCGATTTGGAAAACTTAGACAGCGCCGCAGCCGGGCCGGAACTGACCCTGGCTGGGGCAACGCACAGGAACGGGGACTTCGGCCTAGGACCCATTTCGGACTGCAAAAATAGCGACTCAGACGATAGCTCCGAAGGCTTGGAGGAGCGACCACTGTCGGTCTTGAGCCTGGCCCCAGCGCCACCGCCTGTGGCCAGGGCTCCTCCATCTCCGCCCTCTCCACCCTCGGGCCTGGACCCCTGTGCTCCCGCACCAGCGCCCTCCTCCACCCTGCAGAAGCCCAAGATCTGGTCACTGGCCGAAACGGCCACCAGCCCGGATAACCCACGTCGCTCGCCTCCCAGAACCGGAGGTTCTCCTCCCGGGGCAGCCGTCGCGCCCCCGACGCTGCAGCTCTCGCCCGCGGCTGCCGCTGCAGCAGCAGCGGCACACAGACTCGTCTCGGCGCCGCTTGGCAAATTCCCCGCTTGGACCAACCGGCCTTTCCCAGGCCCGCCGCCCGGCCCGCGGCCGCACCCGTTGTCCATGTTGGGCTCGGCCCCACAGCACCTGCTGGGACTTCCCGGAGCCGCTGGTCACCCGGCGGCTGCCGCCGCCGCCTACGCTCGGCCTACGGAGCCGGAGAGTGGAACAG ATCGCTGTAGTGCcttggaaatggagaaaaagttGCTCAAGACAGCTTTCCAGCCGGTGCCAAGGCG GCCCCAGAACCACTTGGATGCTGCTCTGGTCTTGTCAGCTCTCTCCTCATCTTAA